A segment of the Peptoclostridium acidaminophilum DSM 3953 genome:
TCAGGCTACGGGCGCGGGACTTTTGGCTGGTTCCAAGCAAAGCTCTTATTCGAAATTTGCAAAGGTCAAAAGCGTTGTTGTGCACGCCAAGCGCAATGTCATTTACGTAAACGAGAATCTCGAGCACAATCAGGTGTATGCGGCAAGAGAGGATTTCGATGCAGTGCTTGAGCACATTCTTGGCCACTGCAAGAAGGCGAAGGTTACATACAAATCAAAGCCTTAAGGCATTCTGATAAAGCCGGTGGATTTGAGTACATAAATGGGGAAATAAGTTCCGAAGGGATGGGTTGTGATTTATGCAAAATGAACTTTCAATATCGAAAAGTCAGGCTGCGCCGCAAATTGACGATGCAACGCTGGGGCCGGCTCGTTATTTGATCGGAAGCATTAAGCGGAGTCTTAGCGGAATAGGGGCCTTGCTGAAAACGCCGAAGCTGCTTTTGCCTACTGTATTTATGGCGATTATGTGGTTTGCGCTTTCTTATCTTAAGATGTATTTGCCGGCTTCTGGAGCCGTGTTTGCTCTGAGCCTCATATTCTTTGCGCAGGGCGGCATGTATGCGGGGCTGCTGGGAGCCATCGGTGGAATAATAGGCAAGGCGTTCTTTGCATGGTTTGTGACTAACGCTCTTATGCCGGTTCTTACGGGCAAGAAGGCCCCAAAATCAGTGAAGATGAAAATAGGACCAGCTTTTGTTATAAGCGATATGCGGGGTTTTGCGCTTTTTATGGCGGGCGCGGGAATCGCGCTTGTAATATACAATTTCCTAACGGGCAACGCAAGCCTTGAAAACAGCGTCATTGGCCTTACGGCCATTGTGGCTTGCCTGAGGTCACTCAAGAATCCCTCGGGGTTCCTGGTAGGATTCCTGCGCTCATTCACCAAGGGGAGGCTTTCAAGGCCGAGGGCCGGCCACTGCGTGGTAGGAATGATGCTTGGTTTTGCCCTTGGTATAGGCTCATCGTTTTTGACTACCGGGGGGCTTTGCTACACGCTGGGCGGCATTCTGATTGCAATATCGATAGTCTTAGCCGCATTGTTCAGGGGAAGGCGGGTTCCTGCAGCTGCGATGATTGTAATGCTGCTTATGGGAGTTATGGCTCCTGCGCTTGGGGTTGCGCAGGCTGAGCAAAAGTGGATGGATCCGTACGAGGCGTACGGTGTGGCAAAGGGAGACTACGAGGCTCTAAAGGCTGCCATTGCAAAGAAGCCTTTCTATGGGGCGAAGGTTGAACCCATGGGCATGACATTTGGTACATATTACGGGATAGTCCCAAACGCGCAGGAGATAACAATCATGGGCGGCAGGGAGACTACGATTGACCTTGAGATATCTTCACCGTCTCTTGAGGACTTGCACAACAAGACTGACGTCTACAGCTATCTTAGCGCTAAGTTCAAGGGAAGGGCGTCCTTCTTTTATGACGAGGCGGCGCTCAGCTCGGAGCATCCTTACGAGAGCGATCAGGGGCAGAACCGTCTACCGATAGTGGCCAGGAGCGTGGGAGACTATTCGGGTTATGAGATAAACCGTTCGGATTATGGAAGCGGGGCTGCGCCCTTGAATTTTAATATAAAGGGCAGCGAAAGCGCATATCCCGTGGTTTTCGACTCATTCGAAAGTATCAGGGAAGGCCTGTTGACTGACACGGAATACAGCGTGTACGGCCAGCAGGCTTTCAGTTATGATCCCGGGCAGCTTTTTATGGTGGCGAAGCTTGCGGGAGGCACAGAGATAAGGATGAGCGACGGAGATGTGATTCAGGGAGAGATGGCTAGCGAGCTTCATCTTTGCGTCAAGGAGATAATGCTCGATGCCCCGTCGGGCGCAACTGAGAAGGTCAGCACGGTATGGGTGCTTGACGATGTGATTATAGACAATCCTAATGAAGGGGGCGGATATTTTCACACTGAAGTGGCAAACGGAAGAATATTCGAATCTTCAGGTGGCGGCGAAGGGGACGACTACGGTGCCACTGAGTATACATGGACTCTGCCTCCGGAGCGCATTGAGCTCGGGCGGGAAGACGAGATACAGATCAAGAAGCGGATTACATGGCAAGGGGATCATTTTACGGCCCAATGCGGATACATGCTGGGCAGAGTTTACATAACTACGATTCCAGAGGGGGAAAGTGAATATAAGGCCGTATATGAAGGCTATTTCGCGGCTCCGGGGAAGGAGGCCACGTCTACAACGCTTTACGGGAACAATCTGGACCCGGGACAGTATGTGGAGTCGCTCTACACTGTCAAGCGGGTAACCAGCCGAACTGGAGACGGGCCGTACGACGATTTGGATTCTGAAAACAGCCGAATGGTAATAGAAATATCGGCTTTTGGAAGCGGCAGCGTGACATACGTATACAAGCTTTCCACGGAAGCTGTATACGGAGAGACTGCTCCCGGCGGCGAAGACGGTGACGGCCTGCTTGGAGGTCTTCTGGAGCCATGGGAGCACGAGTGGGATGAGCGCGCTGACGAAATTGAAACGGGCGCTATAGGCGCCGCCTCGGCTCTGGCGGGCCTAGTAGGTGCAGGAGCTGCAGCGGCAGGAGGCTTTGGTGGCCCGGGAGGCCCGGGAGGTTTTTTCAGGACCAAAAGGGAGGGCATGGACTACGATCCAAGCGACGGCACGCTTGTTGTGACTTCGCCGAGCGGCTCTCAGGAGATTTACCGGCTGAATCCCGTCACAGGTGAATTTGAAAGCTCATACGGCTCGACTCTGAACCTTGGCGATGTGGACAGGGCAAGGGAAGATCACAGAAGAGACCTTGCAAATGCCGCTAAAGACAGGCAGAGAATGGAAAACAGGACGGACGGCGATTCGGAATACTGGCGCAAGGTGAACCGCCTGGAGCATCTTAGAGAAAAACTGGAGCGCGAAGGCAAAGGCGACACCGATTTGCTTAGCACGAAAATGGCCAGGAGGCTCGAGCGGATCCAAAATGACATACACAGCGGCAAAGGGCTTGACGAGAAGGGCTACAGAGCCGTAAGAGATGCCTACGGTAAATACACAAGAGGTGAAATCGGCAACAGCAGGGATCTGCCAGGAGAATATACAAGTTGGCAGAATACCAAGGACATGATTTCCATGAGTACGGAGGAGATTTCAAGGGGCGAAAGCGGCAAAGCCGTAGCGCTGAGGATTTTGGTTGGCATGGCGACCGGCGGCAGCTCGGAATTCGGATTTGAGGCCGCCCGTTCAATATACATTGTCAAGGACTACGTCGACGCCGGGGGAGACAGCTGGAGAGAGGCCGTGAGCAGGGCTGCACTTCAGACGGTTGTGGACGAAGGCATAGGCCGCGCCGCAGGCTTGGGACTCAACCTGGTGGGAAAAGCCGGCTCTTTTGCGGCGAATATGGCTTCGAAGACCAGGCTTGGAAGGGCAGCTGTGGATGGCGCCAAGAATCTGGCCGGCAGGGCTTCGAACTTCCTGGGACAAAATGTGGGAGATTTGGCCAAGAAAGCGCTTGGAAGCTCGGCCAACAAGGCGGACGATGCTGCAAGGGCTCTTAAGGCTGCAAATGCGGCCAATGCTATAAAAGCCGCCAACAAGCAGCTCGATGACGCAATAAAAGCATCGAGCCAGCAGGCGGATGATGCCGCAAAAGCCTTGGGCAGCAAAGCGGACGATGCGGCAAAATCCGTAGCAAAACAGGCAGATGATATGGGTAAAGCTGTTGGAGGCCAAACAGATGATGCGGCGAAAGCTGCGGGAAGCAAGACTGACGATGCTGCTAAGGCGGCAGACAAGGCGGATGATGCTGCAAAAAATGCGGGCGAGAAGGCAGATGACGCCTCAAAGACGTCGGGCGAGAAGGCCGAGAAGCCAGCAAAACCTGAGGGTCCAAAGAATCCGGATTATGAAGCTGCAGAGAAGAAGTGGAACAAGCAGATGGATGAGGCCAGGGACGAGGCTAAAAAAGAGATAGACAAGTATAAGGAAGCTGCAAAGGGCAAGGATTCGGCTGAGTCGGCACGGGATGCGCTCTACAGGAAGGGCCAGAAGATTGGCGAGCAGAAGGTGGACAACCTAAGGCGCGCACAGGAGAGGATAAATAGCAACCCGGGATCAAGGGAGGCTCAGGACGCCTACGATCAGGCGCTGCGCTCAGTCCAGCAGGACAAGTACGCCATGACTAAGCTCAACAGCCTGGATGGCCCGGGAGCCAATGAGCTGCGCGGCAATTTCAACATGCGAAACGAGCAGTTCACACAGGCGACGCTCAGGAACACCAAGGAGCGACTTGCGCTTGAGCATGGCGTAGATCCAAGTGAAATCAAGTTCGTGGAGGCGACCAATTCCGGAGCGGGAGCAAGAACTGCCGACGCATCTGTTACAGCCAGGAAGGTGGATGTCAGCCAGCACACTGCCGCTGATTTCAAAGGGGCGTCTACGGCTGACGACGTAATACCGCAGTCGGCGCGGATCAAAGGCGCTCCTATGGACAAGGATGTCACTGCAAGAATTTTCGACAAGAAGACAAACCAGTGGATAGACCTGCCTAAGGAGGATGTTGAAAGGATATACAGGCAGGAGCTCTACAAGTCCCACCACAAGGGTGAGCTGCCGAAGTTAGACGGCAAGGACATAGTGGACGATGAGGCGATATCGGAATTTGCAGAGAATATGGACCACACTGTCACAGACCGTACCGGCAAGGACGCCTACGGCAGGGGAGACAAGGATCTTGTGAACATTCTCGACAAGGGCAACAAAGGTGTAAAGGAATTTGAAGACATCACATCTGTTACGGGAACCATGGAATACAAGTCCAACGAGTGGTTCGAGCGTGCAGACAAGCTCAGGGAAAAGGCGGCTGAGGCTGGAGGAGACGCGGGCGAGGAGTTTCTTGTGAAGGCCGAGGCGCTTCAGGGCGAAGGCGTGCGCCAGCTCGTAAAGCAGTTTGATGCCCAGATCGCAGGCCAGGTCAAGGCGGTGGCTGCTACCGGCAGGAACATTCATGTGTCAGACAAGCTGCTCAAGTCCATAAGGGTGCTTGACCAGGTGGGCAAGGAGGGCGGCATAACAATGGCACAGGCTGAGGGCATACTAAAAGGCATGGGCACCTCTGTAGACGACGTTGTTCAGCAGAGCTCTTCAATAATGGAATCGATAGCAAAATTCAAGGGATAGGAGCGAAAAGCATGCTTAAACAAGAGACGGTAATACTATCAAAGGAGGCTGCGCTGGCAGCAGCACAGCAGCTTGGAATAGAGCCCAACCGATTGTCGAAGCTTTTGGATATTTCTGAAGCATCAGGCAAGAATTCCAAAGGTGGCCAGGGTCTAGGGGACGGACAAAAAGAACAGGTCAGGTGGCTTGCGCAGCCTTACAGCATATCGTTTTTAAGCGCTGCGCTGCAGGATGAGAACTTATTTTTCACTACGATACTCGCGGGAGAGGAAGACTATGCCTTTTACGGTGACGAGGGGGATAATATCCGCCTCAAGCCGGCTACGGCAAATGAAGTTTCACTGTTAGCGCGCGACCTGATAGGAGCAGCAGGTGTTCAAAAGACAAACACCGCACTTTCGCTTAGCAAAGATGGCCTGGTGTCGCTCACATGCCTGCTGGATGTTCTCAAAAGGAGGGAGCTTGAGAATCTGATTCTACATGTTGTGGGATCAGAGCCAATTGAAATGAGCGATTTGGAAGACGAGCTCGCTATTGCTCGTGAAAACCGGGACATTCGCTGGCTGACGCCGTTTTTTCTGGATGTATTCGACATGAAAAGCCCCTTTGATTTAAAAAGGGGGCTCTCGGAACTGTCGAATATGGGAATTGTAAAGCTTCAGAAAAATGCTGTTGAAGTGCAGGAGGAAATGTCAGGCTGGCTGGGCATGCTAAGCGGCAGAAAAAGCCTGCTGGGTATAAGCAGCATATTCTACCACAATGCTGCGCTGCAGCTTCTGAGCGCGGCATTCCTAAGAGTGGGAGACTATCTTTACTGCATCGAAGGCGGAGAAAAGACTACATGGGTCAGTATAGACGAGAAGCAGCTTAAGGAAACTGTAATGACTCTAATAGCCCCTGGAGAGAATCCTGGAGGCCTCAATGCAAAAGAAGAGCAAGTCATGTCTGCAGAGCCGGCTGTTGCTGTCGAGGCTACGGAGCCAGCCGCCAAGCCATCGCCGAAGTTCTGCAAATATTGCGGAACTCCGCTGGCGCCTGGGGGCAAGTTCTGCCGCAGCTGCGGCAAGCCCGTGGGAAAATAATAAAAAAGCGACAAGGATTCAGTTGCCCTATAAGCAATTGAACCCTTGTCGCAAAATGTGTTGACTGGCCGTTTATTTTAGAAGAGGGCACTTGCAGCGATAGCAGGTGTCTTCTTTTATGTCGCAAAGAGTGGCGCAGGCGGCGCAGAATATTATATCATCGCCTGTCTTGTCGTATTTTTCGTAGCTGTTTAGGCCGCCGTGGTGCCTGAGCCTGTCGCCGACATTGAAATAGTTATAGAGCGTGTCATCGTCATCTACGCTTATTACATACTTTTTGCCGCTGTCGCTTCTTACGAAAACCGTGAATTCAGTATAGCGTTTGATGTAAGAGCTGCTGCCTGATTTGACTTCCTTTGCCTTGTTCTTTACTGTCTTATCGATGACCTTACCATCCCAAGTTTTGCTGCGCTTTCTCCCCATAATCTGAAACAGGGCGATCGTTACGAACATGCCGCCTATTCCGAACCCTATGTACAGGGATTCGGGATTTGACATTCCGTCAATGCCTTTTTCCCCTGCTATGTAGAATCCTACGACTGCAATAAGGGCAATCCCCAGGGAGAAATACAGCGACCATCTGTTGGAGTTTTTGAGGTATTTTTTAAATGCCGGGTCGCTTATCCTGGGGGAAAAGCCCACAAGATTATTGCTGGCTTTCTTGGGTTTGCTGGAAGCTATTGCTGCAGACTCGGCATGCGATTGTCTTTCTTCTCCGGTTTCTATTCCGACAACCTTTTCGCCGCAGCTGCTGCAGAAAACCGAATCCGGCTCGAGCTTGGAGCCGCAATTTGTACAGAACATCTGAAGAGACCTCCTTTCGAAAGTAGCCTGTTGCATGATACACAAAACACCCCTGAAAAATCAGAGGTGCTGTATGAATTAAGCTGGAAAACACGAGTGTTTAGTAGGGATATATATTATACGTTGAATCTGAACAGCATTACGTCTCCGTCATGCACTACGTATTCCTTGCCCTCGACTCTCACAAGTCCTTTTTCCTTGGCTGCCGCCATGCTGCCTGATGTTGCAAGGTCTTCGAACGCTACGACCTCGGCTCTTATAAATCCTTTTTCAAAATCTGTGTGTATCCTTCCGGCTGCCTGAGGAGCCTTGCTGCCATTTACTATTGTCCAGGCTCTGGTCTCCTTTGGTCCTGCAGTAAGGAAGCTTATGAGGCCAAGCAGCTTGTAGCCTGCTCTTATTAGCTTGTCCAGGCCTGATTCCGAAAGTCCAAGGTCCTCAAGGAACGCTGCCTTTTCTTCGTCCTCAAGCTCTGCGATTTCTGCCTCTATCTGTGCGCACACTACTACAACCTCAGCGCCTTCCTGTGCCGCGTGTTCTCTTACGGCTGCCACATTTTCGTTTGTAGCTCCGTCATTGGCAAGATCGTCTTCGGCTACGTTTGCAGCGTATATTACGGGCTTGTATGTCAGCAGGTTTAGGTCTTTTACAAACTCCGCCTCGTCGTCTGTGAGCTCAAGGCTTCTTGCCATTTTGTTGTCTTCGAGCGCATTTTGTATCCTCTCTAGAAGCGCCAGCTCATTCTGAAGCGACTTGTCAGATTTGGCAGCCTTTTGAGTCTTTTGAATTCTGCGCTCGAGCATCTCTATGTCTGAGAATATAAGCTCAAGATTTATTGTCTCGATGTCTCTAAGAGGTCCTATAGAGCCTTCTACGTGAACTACGTTGGGATCCTCGAAGCATCTTACAACGTGAACTATTGCCTCTACCTCTCTTATGTGCGAGAGGAACTTGTTGCCAAGGCCTTCGCCCTTGCTCGCGCCTTTTACAAGGCCCGCTATGTCGCAGAACTCTATTGCTGTTGGAAGTATTCTTTCAGAGCCATATATGCCTGCAAGTACTGCAAGTCTCTTGTCCGGAACAGACACCACGCCTATGTTGGGGTCTATTGTGCAGAACGGATAGTTTGCTGATTCCGCGCCTGCCTGTGTTATCGCGTTAAACAGGGTGCTTTTTCCCACGTTGGGAAGTCCTACTATTCCAAGTTTCATTAAAAAATCTCCTCGCTTTTTATTGAAAAGCCTATAAGCTTTCATTATATTGTTTTCGTTTTGGTTTAGAACATGCAGAAATATTATATATCATGGAAGGGATTTGTTCAAGAAATTAAGCCGCCCAGAGTTAAAATCTTCCCTGGCGTGCTATATGCAGAGCATTTGCGGAAAGTATTTGGGAATATGGAAGTAAAAAATGGTATAATTAAACTACCTGTATTTTGGAAACTGCATTTTCAAATAGATACTAGATTGCGAAGGAGGCTGAACAGTGCAAAACTATGAAAAGATAGAGATACAAAAGGGTGTAAACCTGATAATAGTCAAGACAGACAAGTTCAAGACGAATCTTGTCAGCGTGTACATAAAAAGACCGCTCAACAGGGAAGAGGCGACAAAGAACGCGCTTTTGCCTTATGTGCTAAAGTGCGGGAGCAGGAAGTACAACAGCCAGGTCGAGATTTCAAAAAAACTCGACGAGCTCTACGGATCGAACCTTGTAGCCGGAGTGGGCAAGAAGGGCGAAAAGCACATACTCAGCTTTAAGCTGGTAATGACAAACGACAAGTACATAGACGAGGCTATATTCGAAGAAGGCCTGACGTTCATGAAGGACATGATATTCGACCCGCTGCTTGAGGAGAGCGCCTTCAGCAAGGGCTATTTCGATGTTGAGGCGCAGAACCTGCGCGATGCAATAAGGGGCAGGATAAACGACAAGGCCTACTACGCAGTCGAGCGCTGCATCGAGGAGATGTGCAAAGGAGAAAACTACAGCATACACGAGGATGGCTACGAAGAGGATATAGACCTTATAACGCCGCAGAATCTCTACAGCCACTATAAGGAAGTTGTGGCGACATCACCAATAGACATACTCGTCGTTGGGGACATCGACAGCAAGAGGGCGGAGGCCGCGGCAAGGAGCTTCTTTGAGGGAGTCCTTGAAAAAAGCAGGGAGCTAATCGCCATACCGGACGAGCAGATTTACGCCGCTCCGGCCGAAGTCAGGAATATAACTGAGAGCATGGACATAACACAGGGTAAGCTCTGCATGGGCTTCAGGACTAACATACACTTTAGTGACCCAGAATACTATCCGCTTGCAGTATATGCGAGCGTGCTGGGTGGAGGGCCCCACTCGAAGATGTTCCTTAACATCAGGGAGAAGGAGAGCCTGTGCTACTACATATATGCCTCGGTGGAAAAGTACAAGGGGCTTATGATGATATCCTCGGGCATAGAGTTCGAGAACTACGAAAAGGCTATGGAGCTTATACAAAAGGAGCTCGCCGACATGAAATCCGGCAGCATAACGCAGCTTGAGATGGACAACAGCAAGAGCGCCATGACAAATTCAATAAGGTCTATGGCCGACAGCATAAACGGCCTGTCGGAGTTCTACTACGGGCAGCTGGTCAGCGGCGTATTCGAGACTCCGCAGGAGATGATCGAAAAGATTTCACGCGTGAGCGTGGAGGATGTCGTTAGGGCTTCCGAAAAGATCAAAATGGACACTATATATTTCCTGAAAAATTAGGGGGGCGGTAACTTGAACAGGATTGAAAACAAGGTTCTTAACGAGGAGCTTTTTTACGATAAACTGGATAACGGACTTGAGGTATTCTTCATGCCCAAGAAGGGCTTTGCAAAGCAGTATGCCGTATTTTCGACAAACTACGGCTCTAACGACCTGGAGTTCGTGCCTTTCGGCAAGAGCGAAAGGACAAGGGTAAACGAGGGCATAGCCCATTTCCTCGAGCACAAGATGTTCGAGCAGGAGAACGGAGGCAACGCCTTCGACAAGTTCGCGCAGCTCGGCGTCAGCGCCAATGCGTACACCAACTTCGACATGACTTCGTACCTTTTCACATCCACGGACAACTTTTACGAGGCTCTCGAGCATCTGATTCAGTATGTGCAGAGCCCTCACTTTACTGATGAGAATGTGGAGAAGGAAAAGGGCATAATAGCCCAGGAGATAAAGATGTACGACGACAATCCGGACTGGAGGGTGTATTTCAACACGCTCAAGGCGATGTACATCAACCATCCCAACAGAATAGACATAGCAGGCACGGTCGAGAGCGTCTACAGAATCACCAAGGAGGAACTCTACGACTGCTACAACACCTTCTACAGCCCGCAGAACATGGCGCTTTTCGTAGTTGGAGATCTCGAGTGGGAGAGGGTGCTTGAGACGGCAAAGAGCTCTCAAAGAAGCTACGGCAGCGAAATTCTCGGCATGGAGGTTGAGAGATTCTACCCCCAGGAGCCCGAGGCTGTGGCGGAAAAGAGCATACAGGAGTCGCTTTCTGTGTCGATGCCGATGTTCAATATAGGTTTCAAGGAGACTAGCGTTGGCGAGCGCGGAGAGGCTCTGCTGAGAAGGGAGCTGTCCACAGAGATTCTGCTGGACATGCTGTATAAAAAGGGGAGCAAATTCCATGAAGAGCTCTATCTTGGGGGGCTAATAAACGAGAGCTTCTCATGCTCTTACACGCTTACGCCCGACCATGGATATACAATGATAGGCGGCGAATCCAAGGACCCAAAGAAGGTTATGGAGAAGGTCATGGAGTACGCAGGCGAATACAGGCAGAAGGGCCTTGAGCTTGAGTATTTCGAGAGGATAAAGAAAAAGAAGATAGGCAACTTCCTCAAGTATTTCGACTCGCTCGAATTCATAGCCAACAACTTCATCTCGTACCACTTCAAGGGGATAAACCTGCTTGACTATCTGGACACGCTCAAGAGCATAGGCTTTGAAGATGTCAAAAAAAGACTTGACGAGCACATACGTGATGACAACTGCGTTCTGTCGGTTATAAACCCTAAATAAAATTGACTTAGGAAACAATGAGAATTATAATTAAGCTAGGTTTTTACCTAGCTTTTGTGCTTTCGATTAAATGTAATTATAAAACATGCTATAATTAGACGTGGCGAATTTAAGCAGCATATACGGTTTTAGATATAATACAAACAGCATACGGAGGCGGTTTTTTCAATGGTTTTTTCAATGATAGATCCAGTGGCTTTCAATATATACGGAATTGACATAAGATGGTATGGCATAATAATGGCATTCGCAATACTCACGGGCATGGTGATTGCGCTCCGCGAGGCGAAGAGGCAGGGTATAGAGGAGAACACAATGCTTGACCTTTTCCTCATAGCTGTGCCCATGGCCATAATAGGAGCAAGGGCATATTATGTAATATTCAACTGGAGCTACTACCAGGGTGATTTTTCTAAGATAGTCAACACGAGGCTGGGCGGCATGGCCATACACGGGGCTGTCATAGCTGGAATACTTGCCGGATATTACTTCTGCAGGAAAAAGAGACTGAATTTCTGGAAAATGGCGGATATAGCGGCGCCCGGCATAATACTGGGGCAGGCTATAGGCCGGTGGGGCAATTTTATAAACCAGGAGGCCTACGGCGGTCCGACTAGTCTTCCGTGGGCTATAACAGTCAACGGAGTTGGCGTGCATCCTACGTTCCTTTATGAATCGATTTGGAATATCGGCGTTTTCATATATCTTTGGAGCATCAGGAAGAAAAAGGTCTACGAGGGCGAGCTCATAGTCAAATACTGCATATTCTATTCGCTTGGAAGGCTTTGGATAGAGGGGCTAAGGACTGACAGCCTTATGCTCGGGCCGCTGAGGGCCGCGCAGGTTGTAAGCATAGTGCTCATAGTGGTCGGTTTGGCTGCGCACAAGTATTTCAAGGACTGGGAGCAGGACAAGGGCTGGGCTAAAAAGATTAAAAGCACAGCATCTCGCTATGACGCTGTTGTCGCAAAAAAAATAAAAAGGGACCAAATAATCATAGAAAAGCGCATGGTTTTGGGCTTAAATAAATTAAGGGAGCGAACAATTTTGGACTTCAAACACGTATCGGTACTATTCGACGAATCTATAGACAATCTGGACATAAAGCCTGACGGAGTGTACGTGGACGGAACGCTGGGCGGCGCCGGCCATTCACTTGAAATTGTAAAGAGACTCTCTCCGGACGGTCTGCTAATAGGCTTTGACCAGGACAAGAACGCAATAGAGGTTGCAAAAGAAAGGCTTGCGCCCTACATGGACAGAGTAAGGATTGTCCACAGCAATTTCGAAAACATAAAGCAAGAGCTCGAAAATCTGGGCATAGAAGAAATCGACGGGCTGCTTCTCGACCTGGGCGTATCTTCGCACCAGCTCGACGAGGCACAGCGGGGATTTTCATACATGCAGGACGCCCCGCTTGACATGAGAATGGATAGCAGGAACCCGCTGAGCGCCTACGAGGTGGTAAACACTTATCCCAAGGAGGAACTTGAAAGGGTGATTTGGGAGTACGGCGAGGAGAGATGGGCCGCCAGGATTGCTGAGTTCATAGTGGAGCGAAGGAATGAGCACAGGATAAATACGACTCTGGAGCTTGTGGACGTCATTAAGGCTGCGATACCGCAAAAGGCCAGGCAGGACGGGCCACACCCGGCGAAAAGGACTTTCCAGGCAATCAGAATAGAGGTCAACAGGGAACTCGATGTAATAAGAAGGACAATTGAAGACGCGACTTCGGTGATGAGAAAGGGCGGCAGAATATGCATAATAACTTTCCACTCGCTTGAAGACAGGATAGTAAAGGACACCTTCAAGGAGCTCGCCAAAAGTTGCGTGTGCCCTGTGGAATTCCCGGTTTGCATATGCGGCAAGAGGCAGGAGCTCAAGATAATCACTAAAAAGCCTATAATACCAAGCGAAGAGGAGATTGAAGGCAATCCAAGATCAAGGAGCGCAAAGCTCAGGGTTGCGCAGAGGGTATAGGCGCTAAGGAGTGGCGCATTTGAGAGCAGACAAAAGGAGAATAAACAGCGGCAAGAAAGTTGCCGATCTGGAAAAATACAGGCAGAGGAAAAAGCGCAGTTCCAGGGATGAAAATGCCAATGTGGACGGCGCCAGACTCGCAAGGAACAGGAGCAAGAAAAATGCAGCCCTTTTGAGGAACGGCGCGGTGGCGTTCATAGCCGTGGCGGTTTTCGTCATAATGGCAAGGTATTCTGTAATATCAAGGCTCAATTACGAATCACACTCTCTGAGCAAGCAGCTTGACGAGAAGGTGAATGAAAAAAAGGAGCTCTACTACGAGATAGAGATGAAGACAAACAGCGCGACTATAGAGAAGGAAGCGCGTGAGAAGCTGGGCATGGAATATCCTGCCGACGGACAGATTGTGTATATTGACGTGGAATAGAGCTTTGGGGGGAATA
Coding sequences within it:
- a CDS encoding MFS transporter produces the protein MQNELSISKSQAAPQIDDATLGPARYLIGSIKRSLSGIGALLKTPKLLLPTVFMAIMWFALSYLKMYLPASGAVFALSLIFFAQGGMYAGLLGAIGGIIGKAFFAWFVTNALMPVLTGKKAPKSVKMKIGPAFVISDMRGFALFMAGAGIALVIYNFLTGNASLENSVIGLTAIVACLRSLKNPSGFLVGFLRSFTKGRLSRPRAGHCVVGMMLGFALGIGSSFLTTGGLCYTLGGILIAISIVLAALFRGRRVPAAAMIVMLLMGVMAPALGVAQAEQKWMDPYEAYGVAKGDYEALKAAIAKKPFYGAKVEPMGMTFGTYYGIVPNAQEITIMGGRETTIDLEISSPSLEDLHNKTDVYSYLSAKFKGRASFFYDEAALSSEHPYESDQGQNRLPIVARSVGDYSGYEINRSDYGSGAAPLNFNIKGSESAYPVVFDSFESIREGLLTDTEYSVYGQQAFSYDPGQLFMVAKLAGGTEIRMSDGDVIQGEMASELHLCVKEIMLDAPSGATEKVSTVWVLDDVIIDNPNEGGGYFHTEVANGRIFESSGGGEGDDYGATEYTWTLPPERIELGREDEIQIKKRITWQGDHFTAQCGYMLGRVYITTIPEGESEYKAVYEGYFAAPGKEATSTTLYGNNLDPGQYVESLYTVKRVTSRTGDGPYDDLDSENSRMVIEISAFGSGSVTYVYKLSTEAVYGETAPGGEDGDGLLGGLLEPWEHEWDERADEIETGAIGAASALAGLVGAGAAAAGGFGGPGGPGGFFRTKREGMDYDPSDGTLVVTSPSGSQEIYRLNPVTGEFESSYGSTLNLGDVDRAREDHRRDLANAAKDRQRMENRTDGDSEYWRKVNRLEHLREKLEREGKGDTDLLSTKMARRLERIQNDIHSGKGLDEKGYRAVRDAYGKYTRGEIGNSRDLPGEYTSWQNTKDMISMSTEEISRGESGKAVALRILVGMATGGSSEFGFEAARSIYIVKDYVDAGGDSWREAVSRAALQTVVDEGIGRAAGLGLNLVGKAGSFAANMASKTRLGRAAVDGAKNLAGRASNFLGQNVGDLAKKALGSSANKADDAARALKAANAANAIKAANKQLDDAIKASSQQADDAAKALGSKADDAAKSVAKQADDMGKAVGGQTDDAAKAAGSKTDDAAKAADKADDAAKNAGEKADDASKTSGEKAEKPAKPEGPKNPDYEAAEKKWNKQMDEARDEAKKEIDKYKEAAKGKDSAESARDALYRKGQKIGEQKVDNLRRAQERINSNPGSREAQDAYDQALRSVQQDKYAMTKLNSLDGPGANELRGNFNMRNEQFTQATLRNTKERLALEHGVDPSEIKFVEATNSGAGARTADASVTARKVDVSQHTAADFKGASTADDVIPQSARIKGAPMDKDVTARIFDKKTNQWIDLPKEDVERIYRQELYKSHHKGELPKLDGKDIVDDEAISEFAENMDHTVTDRTGKDAYGRGDKDLVNILDKGNKGVKEFEDITSVTGTMEYKSNEWFERADKLREKAAEAGGDAGEEFLVKAEALQGEGVRQLVKQFDAQIAGQVKAVAATGRNIHVSDKLLKSIRVLDQVGKEGGITMAQAEGILKGMGTSVDDVVQQSSSIMESIAKFKG
- a CDS encoding zinc ribbon domain-containing protein, producing MLKQETVILSKEAALAAAQQLGIEPNRLSKLLDISEASGKNSKGGQGLGDGQKEQVRWLAQPYSISFLSAALQDENLFFTTILAGEEDYAFYGDEGDNIRLKPATANEVSLLARDLIGAAGVQKTNTALSLSKDGLVSLTCLLDVLKRRELENLILHVVGSEPIEMSDLEDELAIARENRDIRWLTPFFLDVFDMKSPFDLKRGLSELSNMGIVKLQKNAVEVQEEMSGWLGMLSGRKSLLGISSIFYHNAALQLLSAAFLRVGDYLYCIEGGEKTTWVSIDEKQLKETVMTLIAPGENPGGLNAKEEQVMSAEPAVAVEATEPAAKPSPKFCKYCGTPLAPGGKFCRSCGKPVGK
- a CDS encoding zinc-ribbon domain-containing protein — translated: MFCTNCGSKLEPDSVFCSSCGEKVVGIETGEERQSHAESAAIASSKPKKASNNLVGFSPRISDPAFKKYLKNSNRWSLYFSLGIALIAVVGFYIAGEKGIDGMSNPESLYIGFGIGGMFVTIALFQIMGRKRSKTWDGKVIDKTVKNKAKEVKSGSSSYIKRYTEFTVFVRSDSGKKYVISVDDDDTLYNYFNVGDRLRHHGGLNSYEKYDKTGDDIIFCAACATLCDIKEDTCYRCKCPLLK